One window of Triplophysa rosa linkage group LG10, Trosa_1v2, whole genome shotgun sequence genomic DNA carries:
- the nhsl1a gene encoding NHS-like protein 1 isoform X7: protein MVFIGTTLKSVIKYFKRKAVSSLDEESKWSVHYTAPWHQQENVFLPGSRPNCVEDLHRQAKVNLKTVLRECDKLRKDGFRSSQNYSQSPAFSSSSLCESVHLDEEKTEKKNKGSESLAEEEKLVYSMPPQTPLLEHAYDMNIQNSWTNCLPLPTPEEKMRLQAQTVAADFIPINITGENFDRQASFRRSLANTDTIIRRSKRVQRRKTITGVPDNIQTELANKEPDDSRTQSLGMADQYSSLCRAGSVNSTLRCLDTRDFSCQTEEMKIVPPSVRRIRAQRGHGIAAQMANVSPSSSSSISTMSDCNSISYTQLNGSDQSFHSLPRQGARISHQHCEPKNSSTPYRVNSGSTSSLPYQLDMQHGSSASLHMLPNSKSNTLNGPKSGVFQNDHLNASPSYPGSGQNSSLTLFSLSDASQKYVLSGQDIQLAYSSAQLFGSADASSAVSSCYESTTSLCTGISTETESQCSTLDGRNRSHNCVRRDSNVSESSNQSCSTLTTDQWTYKVPPKDQLTSSCSSPVSHIYNSQEHSPSKTDTSSLLSMDNDGYYTSMHLDSGLKSHSHGCINKAANARHSMYECKDHHSQGDRASLHSNRSLTRSISLRKAKRPPLPPARTDSLRRKPQRKPHHTGTVLSEQLISSLQQSLELNLQTHSASLSGQAPCSGFEDPWVLRPRSQSTVSATSSGMSAPAAVCPVTPTHSDSSSQPSDYAESWDFYMDCPGPRSVQGLYSQMMRSAGSEENPGVMSNGSYNNGFPSAHCNDNGIKLKPVSSPDKIHRLTSPSSGYSSQSNTPTAGTPVTSLIRAKSPAGRPKPKVPERKSSLLSSVSSSSTSLSSNTSDSIKNIPPPLPDITSQCVTPGPTSKTLTATTKDSTPPPLPDVSSASEENSPSHSSPPEMCESLLNDSLDFTPPPPKVSESLSLNDGTINTPLLSPKPSSCIPTPPPPPPPPPLPEGLQTAAICKTETSCKSSKCKSTVPVEIEKGLDCTEDSQRPQRPKITAQALQMVHLRPVKLKHIESIFTTVSVKRIDGQAQRDSQKRSGKSLKKETAKQTVTANCEAENPVKISESSVNKCMQNLLEASSCSLTPGPDDYFNNTKTCQNVPTPMEFPEPFSTSYDLTFHEIQQCTNSSPTPQSTLLKQKPPISPKKPNLSLIIPPNNNVSVSNGLQLQQAQETEVTPEPDVVNGTFSTNIINLQEFPLELEAEEESDSGSSTPVVKSRLSLSSELSSSSLQDLELSDLILHDHEFELNDLGLSDDKSTSDDGSSSSSGSISFKEENEDNGAGFDSSVESSPAENAKGGSVEEMVTPVRHRTTEDLFAAIHRSKRKVLGRGDSEEERGRNIPPSPPITPTGSCPSLPSLPRQTSSIQRNLRRSSTSNDSFKALLLKKGSRSESSFRMSASEILKCTDPRVQRAPESPQSDGLCTSPTRTRRAAEEWARTEGTLHRLSAGQTCLKYGRSRTPPSAASSRYNTRSHIPNRPMTAISEREGEVAESQDCCIGTDSSFTLPLSSSGTVCAQGST from the exons ATGGTGTTCATTGGGACCACGCTTAAATCCGTCATTAAGTACTTCAAAAGAAAGG CGGTATCGAGTCTAGATGAGGAGAGCAAGTGGTCGGTGCACTACACAGCCCCCTGGCACCAACAGGAGAACGTCTTCCTGCCAGGCAGCCGACCAAACTGCGTGGAGGACCTTCACCGGCAGGCCAAAGTCAACCTGAAAACAGTCCTCAGAG AGTGCGACAAGCTCAGGAAAGATGGTTTCCGCAGCTCCCAGAACTACTCGCAAAGCCCCGCTTTCTCCTCAAGCAGCCTATGTGAAAGTGTGCACCTGGACGAGGAGAAGACGGAGAAGAAAAATAAG GGTTCAGAGTCGCTTGCCGAGGAGGAAAAGCTTGTATACTCGATGCCACCTCAGACACCTCTGCTGGAACATGCCTATGACATGAACATCCAAAACAGCTGGACCAACTGTCTGCCTTTACCCACACCAGAGGAGAAGATGCGGCTACAGGCCCAGACGGTTGCCGCTGATTTTATTCCCATAAACATCACAG GTGAAAATTTTGATCGCCAAGCCAGCTTCCGTCGTTCCCTAGCAAACACTGATACTATAATACGAAGATCCAAGAGGGTGCAAAGACGAAAGACAATAACAGGCGTTCCTGACAACATCCAGACAGAACTAG CAAATAAAGAACCAGATGACTCCAGAACTCAGTCCCTGGGTATGGCAGATCAGTACTCTTCCCTCTGTCGAGCAGGAAGCGTAAACTCCACGCTGAGATGCTTGGATACCCGTGACTTTAGTTGTCAAACAGAAGAGATGAAGATTGTTCCTCCCTCAGTACGCAGAATCAGAGCACAAAGAGGCCATGGAATCGCTGCCCAAATGGCCAATGTATCCCCCTCCTCCTCAAGCAGTATTTCCACCATGAGTGATTGTAATAGCATTAGCTACACTCAACTTAATGGCAGTGATCAGAGCTTTCACAGTTTGCCACGACAAGGTGCTCGCATTTCACATCAGCATTGTGAACCTAAGAACAGCAGCACCCCCTACAGGGTGAATTCTGGCTCTACAAGCTCCTTGCCTTATCAGCTCGACATGCAGCATGGTTCTTCAGCATCCCTGCATATGCTGCCGAATTCCAAAAGCAATACATTAAACGGCCCTAAATCTGGTGTATTCCAAAACGACCATCTTAATGCAAGCCCAAGTTACCCAGGCTCTGGCCAAAATAGCAGCCTGACCTTATTCAGTCTCAGTGATGCATCACAGAAGTACGTTCTTTCAGGACAAGACATCCAATTAGCATATTCCTCAGCCCAGTTGTTCGGTTCTGCCGATGCCTCATCCGCTGTCTCCTCCTGTTACGAATCCACCACTTCCCTGTGCACAGGGATCAGTACAGAGACCGAGTCCCAGTGCAGCACGCTTGATGGCAGAAACCGCAGTCATAACTGCGTTCGTAGGGATTCCAATGTCTCCGAGAGCAGTAATCAAAGCTGTAGCACACTAACTACTGACCAATGGACATACAAAGTTCCTCCAAAGGATCAGCTTACCTCAAGTTGCTCCTCACCTGTCAGTCACATATACAACAGTCAGGAACATTCTCCAAGCAAGACAGACACAAGCTCATTGCTCTCAATGGACAACGACGGGTATTACACCTCCATGCATCTGGACTCCGGATTGAAGTCACACAGCCACGGCTGCATCAATAAAGCAGCAAACGCAAGGCACAGTATGTACGAGTGCAAGGACCACCACAGTCAAGGCGATCGTGCAAGTCTGCATAGCAATCGGTCGCTGACTCGCAGCATTTCCCTGCGGAAAGCCAAGAGGCCTCCGCTCCCACCAGCAAGGACAGACTCCTTAAGACGCAAACCCCAGAGAAAGCCTCATCACACTGGAACAGTCCTTAGCGAGCAATTGATCTCCAGCCTTCAACAGTCCTTAGAACTCAACCTGCAAACTCACAGTGCATCCTTGTCCGGACAAGCCCCCTGCAGTGGGTTTGAAGATCCTTGGGTGCTCCGGCCCAGAAGCCAGAGCACTGTCAGCGCAACGAGTAGTGGGATGTCGGCACCTGCTGCCGTGTGTCCGGTCACGCCTACACACAGTGACAGCAGCAGTCAGCCCTCAGACTATGCTGAGTCATGGGACTTCTACATGGATTGCCCAGGTCCCCGATCCGTGCAAGGTCTGTATTCTCAAATGATGAGATCTGCAGGTTCTGAGGAAAATCCAGGGGTCATGAGCAACGGATCATACAACAATGGATTCCCATCAGCACACTGCAATGATAACGGGATTAAGTTGAAACCAGTGTCATCACCTGACAAGATTCATCGTTTGACTTCACCATCGAGCGGTTATTCAAGCCAGTCCAACACTCCAACAGCAGGCACCCCTGTTACTTCTTTAATAAGAGCAAAGTCTCCAGCAGGGAGGCCAAAACCAAAAGTGCCAGAGAGAAAGTCCTCCCTGTTATCTTCTGTGTCCTCCTCCTCCACATCTCTTTCCTCCAACACCTCAGATTCCATTAAGAATATCCCTCCACCTCTACCTGACATAACTTCTCAATGTGTGACACCTGGCCCCACTTCCAAAACTCTTACAGCTACCACAAAAGACTCAACCCCACCTCCTCTTCCTGATGTATCGTCTGCTTCTGAAGAGAATTCACCTTCACATTCATCCCCACCTGAAATGTGTGAAAGCCTCCTTAATGACTCTCTAGATTTCACCCCTCCTCCACCAAAGGTTTCTGAATCTCTGTCATTGAATGATGGTACAATTAACACCCCACTTCTTTCTCCCAAGCCCTCATCATGCATTCCCACTCCTCCTCCCCCTCCACCGCCTCCGCCGTTACCAGAGGGTCTTCAAACAGCTGCCATTTGTAAAACAGAAACTTCTTGTAAATCatctaaatgtaaatctacagtgCCTGTGGAGATTGAAAAGGGACTTGATTGTACCGAAGACTCGCAGAGGCCTCAGAGACCAAAAATCACTGCCCAAGCTCTGCAGATGGTGCACCTACGACCTGTCAAGCTCAAACATattgaaagtatttttacaacAGTCAGTGTTAAACGTATTGATGGCCAAGCACAACGTGACTCTCAAAAACGCTCAGGGAAATCCCTGAAAAAGGAGACTGCAAAGCAAACAGTCACTGCTAATTGTGAAGCTGAAAATCCTGTGAAAATCTCTGAATCATCAGTGAACAAATGTATGCAAAATCTCCTTGAAGCATCATCCTGTTCATTAACCCCAGGCCCAGATGACTATTTCAACAATACTAAAACTTGCCAGAATGTTCCAACACCCATGGAATTTCCAGAGCCTTTTAGCACATCTTATGATTTAACTTTTCATGAGATTCAGCAGTGCACAAACTCCTCACCTACACCACAAAGTACTCTCTTGAAACAAAAGCCTCCTATATCTCCAAAGAAGCCCAATCTCTCCCTTATTATTCCACCTAACAATAACGTATCAGTCTCTAATGGACTCCAGCTTCAACAGGCTCAAGAAACAGAAGTGACCCCTGAGCCAGACGTAGTGAATGGTACATTCTCCACAAATATAATTAATTTGCAAGAGTTCCCATTAGAGCTGGAGGCAGAGGAAGAAAGTGACTCAGGCTCCTCGACCCCTGTGGTCAAAAGCAGACTGTCTCTCAGTAGTGAATTGTCATCAAGCAgtttgcaagacctggaactCTCTGATCTCATTCTGCATGATCATGAGTTTGAACTGAACGACTTGGGGCTCAGTGATGATAAAAGCACATCAGATGATGGTTCAAGCAGCAGCTCGGGATCCATCAGCTTTAAAGAGGAAAATGAAGACAACG GTGCTGGGTTCGACTCGAGCGTGGAAAGCTCACCGGCTGAGAACGCTAAAGGAGGGTCTGTGGAGGAGATGGTGACGCCTGTTCGTCACCGAACTACAGAGGATCTTTTTGCTGCCATTCATAG GTCAAAGAGGAAGGTTCTGGGCCGTGGTGACTCTGAGGAGGAGCGCGGTCGTAATATCCCCCCCTCCCCGCCCATTACCCCAACCGGCTCCTGTCCCAGCCTGCCCTCCTTGCCTCGACAGACTAGCTCCATTCAGCGCAACCTGCGTCGGTCGTCCACCAGCAACGACAGCTTCAAAGCTCTGCTGCTCAAGAAGGGCAGCCGCTCCGAGTCGAGCTTCCGAATGTCGGCTTCTGAGATTCTCAAATGCACAGATCCCCGTGTTCAAAGGGCCCCTGAGTCCCCACAATCTGATGGCCTGTGTACCTCTCCGACACGCACCAGGAGGGCGGCAGAGGAATGGGCACGTACTGAAGGTACCCTTCACCGTCTGTCCGCCGGACAAACGTGCTTGAAATACGGGCGCTCGCGCACACCGCCCTCCGCAGCCAGCAGCCGGTACAATACCCGTAGTCACATTCCCAACAGGCCAATGACTGCCATCTctgaaagagagggagaggtgGCAGAGTCACAGGACTGCTGCATCGGTACCGACAGTTCTTTCACGCTGCCGCTGTCCTCCAGCGGTACAGTCTGTGCTCAAGGCAGCACTTAA
- the nhsl1a gene encoding NHS-like protein 1 isoform X8, translating into MPFYKRTVKSRCLCRLTKEGLEVGAGACGVFNRDLFPSLDDVNCKALINILHQLSDLSHHACSIFQELQTEAAAVVSKASALQYRLDSLQETVADLNHKRIKIPVSSLDEESKWSVHYTAPWHQQENVFLPGSRPNCVEDLHRQAKVNLKTVLRGQIPKIYSDLKSNIECDKLRKDGFRSSQNYSQSPAFSSSSLCESVHLDEEKTEKKNKGSESLAEEEKLVYSMPPQTPLLEHAYDMNIQNSWTNCLPLPTPEEKMRLQAQTVAADFIPINITGENFDRQASFRRSLANTDTIIRRSKRVQRRKTITGVPDNIQTELANKEPDDSRTQSLGMADQYSSLCRAGSVNSTLRCLDTRDFSCQTEEMKIVPPSVRRIRAQRGHGIAAQMANVSPSSSSSISTMSDCNSISYTQLNGSDQSFHSLPRQGARISHQHCEPKNSSTPYRVNSGSTSSLPYQLDMQHGSSASLHMLPNSKSNTLNGPKSGVFQNDHLNASPSYPGSGQNSSLTLFSLSDASQKYVLSGQDIQLAYSSAQLFGSADASSAVSSCYESTTSLCTGISTETESQCSTLDGRNRSHNCVRRDSNVSESSNQSCSTLTTDQWTYKVPPKDQLTSSCSSPVSHIYNSQEHSPSKTDTSSLLSMDNDGYYTSMHLDSGLKSHSHGCINKAANARHSMYECKDHHSQGDRASLHSNRSLTRSISLRKAKRPPLPPARTDSLRRKPQRKPHHTGTVLSEQLISSLQQSLELNLQTHSASLSGQAPCSGFEDPWVLRPRSQSTVSATSSGMSAPAAVCPVTPTHSDSSSQPSDYAESWDFYMDCPGPRSVQGLYSQMMRSAGSEENPGVMSNGSYNNGFPSAHCNDNGIKLKPVSSPDKIHRLTSPSSGYSSQSNTPTAGTPVTSLIRAKSPAGRPKPKVPERKSSLLSSVSSSSTSLSSNTSDSIKNIPPPLPDITSQCVTPGPTSKTLTATTKDSTPPPLPDVSSASEENSPSHSSPPEMCESLLNDSLDFTPPPPKVSESLSLNDGTINTPLLSPKPSSCIPTPPPPPPPPPLPEGLQTAAICKTETSCKSSKCKSTVPVEIEKGLDCTEDSQRPQRPKITAQALQMVHLRPVKLKHIESIFTTVSVKRIDGQAQRDSQKRSGKSLKKETAKQTVTANCEAENPVKISESSVNKCMQNLLEASSCSLTPGPDDYFNNTKTCQNVPTPMEFPEPFSTSYDLTFHEIQQCTNSSPTPQSTLLKQKPPISPKKPNLSLIIPPNNNVSVSNGLQLQQAQETEVTPEPDVVNGTFSTNIINLQEFPLELEAEEESDSGSSTPVVKSRLSLSSELSSSSLQDLELSDLILHDHEFELNDLGLSDDKSTSDDGSSSSSGSISFKEENEDNGAGFDSSVESSPAENAKGGSVEEMVTPVRHRTTEDLFAAIHSLRRQNMNIQLQVKEEGSGPW; encoded by the exons CGGTATCGAGTCTAGATGAGGAGAGCAAGTGGTCGGTGCACTACACAGCCCCCTGGCACCAACAGGAGAACGTCTTCCTGCCAGGCAGCCGACCAAACTGCGTGGAGGACCTTCACCGGCAGGCCAAAGTCAACCTGAAAACAGTCCTCAGAGGTCAGATACCGAAGATCTACTCTGATCTTAAATCAAATATag AGTGCGACAAGCTCAGGAAAGATGGTTTCCGCAGCTCCCAGAACTACTCGCAAAGCCCCGCTTTCTCCTCAAGCAGCCTATGTGAAAGTGTGCACCTGGACGAGGAGAAGACGGAGAAGAAAAATAAG GGTTCAGAGTCGCTTGCCGAGGAGGAAAAGCTTGTATACTCGATGCCACCTCAGACACCTCTGCTGGAACATGCCTATGACATGAACATCCAAAACAGCTGGACCAACTGTCTGCCTTTACCCACACCAGAGGAGAAGATGCGGCTACAGGCCCAGACGGTTGCCGCTGATTTTATTCCCATAAACATCACAG GTGAAAATTTTGATCGCCAAGCCAGCTTCCGTCGTTCCCTAGCAAACACTGATACTATAATACGAAGATCCAAGAGGGTGCAAAGACGAAAGACAATAACAGGCGTTCCTGACAACATCCAGACAGAACTAG CAAATAAAGAACCAGATGACTCCAGAACTCAGTCCCTGGGTATGGCAGATCAGTACTCTTCCCTCTGTCGAGCAGGAAGCGTAAACTCCACGCTGAGATGCTTGGATACCCGTGACTTTAGTTGTCAAACAGAAGAGATGAAGATTGTTCCTCCCTCAGTACGCAGAATCAGAGCACAAAGAGGCCATGGAATCGCTGCCCAAATGGCCAATGTATCCCCCTCCTCCTCAAGCAGTATTTCCACCATGAGTGATTGTAATAGCATTAGCTACACTCAACTTAATGGCAGTGATCAGAGCTTTCACAGTTTGCCACGACAAGGTGCTCGCATTTCACATCAGCATTGTGAACCTAAGAACAGCAGCACCCCCTACAGGGTGAATTCTGGCTCTACAAGCTCCTTGCCTTATCAGCTCGACATGCAGCATGGTTCTTCAGCATCCCTGCATATGCTGCCGAATTCCAAAAGCAATACATTAAACGGCCCTAAATCTGGTGTATTCCAAAACGACCATCTTAATGCAAGCCCAAGTTACCCAGGCTCTGGCCAAAATAGCAGCCTGACCTTATTCAGTCTCAGTGATGCATCACAGAAGTACGTTCTTTCAGGACAAGACATCCAATTAGCATATTCCTCAGCCCAGTTGTTCGGTTCTGCCGATGCCTCATCCGCTGTCTCCTCCTGTTACGAATCCACCACTTCCCTGTGCACAGGGATCAGTACAGAGACCGAGTCCCAGTGCAGCACGCTTGATGGCAGAAACCGCAGTCATAACTGCGTTCGTAGGGATTCCAATGTCTCCGAGAGCAGTAATCAAAGCTGTAGCACACTAACTACTGACCAATGGACATACAAAGTTCCTCCAAAGGATCAGCTTACCTCAAGTTGCTCCTCACCTGTCAGTCACATATACAACAGTCAGGAACATTCTCCAAGCAAGACAGACACAAGCTCATTGCTCTCAATGGACAACGACGGGTATTACACCTCCATGCATCTGGACTCCGGATTGAAGTCACACAGCCACGGCTGCATCAATAAAGCAGCAAACGCAAGGCACAGTATGTACGAGTGCAAGGACCACCACAGTCAAGGCGATCGTGCAAGTCTGCATAGCAATCGGTCGCTGACTCGCAGCATTTCCCTGCGGAAAGCCAAGAGGCCTCCGCTCCCACCAGCAAGGACAGACTCCTTAAGACGCAAACCCCAGAGAAAGCCTCATCACACTGGAACAGTCCTTAGCGAGCAATTGATCTCCAGCCTTCAACAGTCCTTAGAACTCAACCTGCAAACTCACAGTGCATCCTTGTCCGGACAAGCCCCCTGCAGTGGGTTTGAAGATCCTTGGGTGCTCCGGCCCAGAAGCCAGAGCACTGTCAGCGCAACGAGTAGTGGGATGTCGGCACCTGCTGCCGTGTGTCCGGTCACGCCTACACACAGTGACAGCAGCAGTCAGCCCTCAGACTATGCTGAGTCATGGGACTTCTACATGGATTGCCCAGGTCCCCGATCCGTGCAAGGTCTGTATTCTCAAATGATGAGATCTGCAGGTTCTGAGGAAAATCCAGGGGTCATGAGCAACGGATCATACAACAATGGATTCCCATCAGCACACTGCAATGATAACGGGATTAAGTTGAAACCAGTGTCATCACCTGACAAGATTCATCGTTTGACTTCACCATCGAGCGGTTATTCAAGCCAGTCCAACACTCCAACAGCAGGCACCCCTGTTACTTCTTTAATAAGAGCAAAGTCTCCAGCAGGGAGGCCAAAACCAAAAGTGCCAGAGAGAAAGTCCTCCCTGTTATCTTCTGTGTCCTCCTCCTCCACATCTCTTTCCTCCAACACCTCAGATTCCATTAAGAATATCCCTCCACCTCTACCTGACATAACTTCTCAATGTGTGACACCTGGCCCCACTTCCAAAACTCTTACAGCTACCACAAAAGACTCAACCCCACCTCCTCTTCCTGATGTATCGTCTGCTTCTGAAGAGAATTCACCTTCACATTCATCCCCACCTGAAATGTGTGAAAGCCTCCTTAATGACTCTCTAGATTTCACCCCTCCTCCACCAAAGGTTTCTGAATCTCTGTCATTGAATGATGGTACAATTAACACCCCACTTCTTTCTCCCAAGCCCTCATCATGCATTCCCACTCCTCCTCCCCCTCCACCGCCTCCGCCGTTACCAGAGGGTCTTCAAACAGCTGCCATTTGTAAAACAGAAACTTCTTGTAAATCatctaaatgtaaatctacagtgCCTGTGGAGATTGAAAAGGGACTTGATTGTACCGAAGACTCGCAGAGGCCTCAGAGACCAAAAATCACTGCCCAAGCTCTGCAGATGGTGCACCTACGACCTGTCAAGCTCAAACATattgaaagtatttttacaacAGTCAGTGTTAAACGTATTGATGGCCAAGCACAACGTGACTCTCAAAAACGCTCAGGGAAATCCCTGAAAAAGGAGACTGCAAAGCAAACAGTCACTGCTAATTGTGAAGCTGAAAATCCTGTGAAAATCTCTGAATCATCAGTGAACAAATGTATGCAAAATCTCCTTGAAGCATCATCCTGTTCATTAACCCCAGGCCCAGATGACTATTTCAACAATACTAAAACTTGCCAGAATGTTCCAACACCCATGGAATTTCCAGAGCCTTTTAGCACATCTTATGATTTAACTTTTCATGAGATTCAGCAGTGCACAAACTCCTCACCTACACCACAAAGTACTCTCTTGAAACAAAAGCCTCCTATATCTCCAAAGAAGCCCAATCTCTCCCTTATTATTCCACCTAACAATAACGTATCAGTCTCTAATGGACTCCAGCTTCAACAGGCTCAAGAAACAGAAGTGACCCCTGAGCCAGACGTAGTGAATGGTACATTCTCCACAAATATAATTAATTTGCAAGAGTTCCCATTAGAGCTGGAGGCAGAGGAAGAAAGTGACTCAGGCTCCTCGACCCCTGTGGTCAAAAGCAGACTGTCTCTCAGTAGTGAATTGTCATCAAGCAgtttgcaagacctggaactCTCTGATCTCATTCTGCATGATCATGAGTTTGAACTGAACGACTTGGGGCTCAGTGATGATAAAAGCACATCAGATGATGGTTCAAGCAGCAGCTCGGGATCCATCAGCTTTAAAGAGGAAAATGAAGACAACG GTGCTGGGTTCGACTCGAGCGTGGAAAGCTCACCGGCTGAGAACGCTAAAGGAGGGTCTGTGGAGGAGATGGTGACGCCTGTTCGTCACCGAACTACAGAGGATCTTTTTGCTGCCATTCATAG TCTACGTAGGCAGAACATGAACATCCAATTACAG GTCAAAGAGGAAGGTTCTGGGCCGTGGTGA